A window from Streptomyces sp. NBC_00271 encodes these proteins:
- a CDS encoding RNA-guided endonuclease InsQ/TnpB family protein gives MSTHVKRAFKYRFCPTDAQAAELSRTFGCVRKVYNMALAARTEAWARQERVNYNATSAMLTAWKKTEDLAYLNEVSSVPLQQALRHLQTAFTHFFGKRAKYPRFKSRKTSRRSAEYTSSAFRFRDGKLTLAKMTEPLDIVWSRPLPEDMAPSTVTVSQDSAGRWFVSLLCDDPSVKPLPATGQAVGVDVGLDHLLTLSTGEKIANPRHERRDRTRLAKAQRKLARKAGGDGANRRKARLKVAKIHARIADRRRDTLHKLTTRLVRENQTIVIEDLTVRNMVRNHRLARSISDAAWSEFRSMLEYKTAWYGREVIAVDRWFPSSRLCSSCNTLQDKMPLHVRTWTCDCGVTHDRDVNAAHNLLAAGLAVTVCGAGVRPQRSTPDGQSATKQKPSRREP, from the coding sequence GTGAGCACTCACGTGAAGCGGGCGTTCAAGTACCGCTTCTGTCCGACGGATGCGCAGGCAGCGGAGCTGTCGCGCACGTTCGGGTGTGTGCGGAAGGTCTACAACATGGCGCTCGCCGCCCGTACCGAGGCGTGGGCGCGGCAGGAGCGGGTCAACTACAACGCCACCTCCGCGATGCTGACGGCGTGGAAGAAGACCGAGGATCTGGCTTACCTGAACGAGGTGTCCTCGGTCCCCCTCCAGCAGGCGCTGCGGCACCTGCAGACGGCGTTCACCCATTTCTTCGGCAAGCGGGCGAAGTACCCGCGTTTCAAGTCGCGCAAGACGTCGCGCAGGAGTGCGGAGTACACCTCCAGCGCATTCCGCTTCCGCGACGGGAAACTGACACTGGCGAAGATGACCGAACCGCTGGACATCGTGTGGTCGAGGCCACTGCCCGAGGACATGGCCCCGTCCACCGTGACGGTCTCGCAGGACAGCGCGGGCCGCTGGTTCGTCTCCCTGCTGTGCGACGACCCGTCCGTCAAGCCGCTCCCGGCCACCGGTCAGGCTGTCGGTGTCGATGTCGGACTGGACCACCTGCTGACCCTCTCCACCGGAGAGAAGATCGCCAACCCCCGGCACGAGCGCCGTGACCGCACCCGCCTCGCCAAGGCCCAGCGCAAACTTGCCCGCAAGGCCGGGGGCGACGGCGCCAACCGCAGGAAGGCCCGGCTGAAGGTCGCGAAGATCCATGCCCGGATCGCTGACCGGCGCCGCGACACGCTGCACAAGCTGACCACTCGGCTCGTTCGTGAAAACCAAACGATCGTGATCGAGGACCTGACCGTGCGCAACATGGTCAGAAACCACCGGCTCGCCCGCTCCATCAGCGACGCGGCGTGGAGCGAGTTCCGGAGCATGCTGGAGTACAAGACCGCCTGGTACGGGCGCGAAGTGATCGCCGTGGACCGGTGGTTCCCCTCCTCCAGGCTGTGCTCCTCCTGCAACACCCTGCAGGACAAGATGCCGCTGCACGTCCGCACCTGGACGTGCGACTGCGGCGTGACCCACGACCGCGACGTGAACGCGGCGCACAACCTTCTGGCCGCCGGGCTGGCGGTGACAGTCTGTGGAGCTGGCGTAAGACCTCAACGGAGTACTCCGGACGGGCAGTCGGCAACGAAGCAGAAACCCTCACGGCGCGAGCCGTAA
- a CDS encoding acyl carrier protein, with the protein MSETLTPTSTDYFSAVQAAIADALGIDEAEAVPEATLLGQLGAESIDLLDILFRIERATKVKITVADIAALLQGGIPDEEFGDENEVVNDTGLTHLEKVLPQFDRSQLSEPLTAEGVLGLFTVQNLTDLLTERAEAQHTA; encoded by the coding sequence GTGTCCGAAACCCTGACCCCCACCTCGACCGACTACTTCTCCGCGGTCCAGGCCGCCATCGCCGACGCCCTGGGCATCGACGAGGCCGAGGCCGTGCCCGAGGCGACCCTGCTCGGGCAGCTGGGTGCCGAGTCGATCGACCTGCTCGACATCCTCTTCCGTATCGAGCGCGCCACCAAGGTGAAGATCACCGTGGCCGACATCGCCGCCCTGCTGCAGGGCGGCATCCCCGACGAGGAGTTCGGCGACGAGAACGAGGTCGTCAACGACACCGGCCTCACCCACCTGGAGAAGGTCCTGCCGCAGTTCGACCGCAGCCAGCTCAGCGAGCCGCTGACCGCCGAGGGCGTGCTGGGCCTGTTCACCGTGCAGAACCTCACCGACCTGCTGACCGAGCGGGCCGAGGCCCAGCACACCGCCTGA
- a CDS encoding 3-hydroxyacyl-ACP dehydratase FabZ family protein, with translation MTTTVPAAGPTPTPVSGVGSTTVTAAAVPGGGLGGFDRLLEAVVGERAAAVRNVPATLTCFTDHFPRHPVLPGVLLLESMAALARRAAGPGTWRLAAVRGVRFTHFVGPGDQVHLSVEVTAHGPHRTECRATARAGGRVVATARVLALVSDETTREGTA, from the coding sequence ATGACCACCACCGTCCCCGCCGCGGGACCCACCCCCACCCCTGTCTCCGGCGTGGGCTCCACGACCGTCACGGCCGCCGCGGTGCCCGGCGGCGGGCTGGGCGGGTTCGACCGGCTGCTGGAGGCCGTCGTCGGCGAGCGGGCGGCGGCCGTGCGCAACGTGCCCGCCACCCTGACCTGCTTCACCGACCACTTCCCGCGCCACCCCGTGCTGCCCGGCGTGCTGCTGCTGGAGAGCATGGCCGCGCTCGCCCGTAGGGCCGCGGGCCCCGGCACCTGGCGCCTGGCCGCCGTGCGCGGCGTGCGCTTCACGCACTTCGTCGGCCCCGGCGACCAGGTCCACCTCAGCGTCGAGGTGACCGCTCACGGCCCGCACCGCACCGAGTGCCGGGCCACCGCCCGGGCCGGCGGCCGGGTGGTCGCCACCGCCCGCGTCCTGGCCCTGGTCAGCGACGAGACGACCCGGGAGGGCACAGCATGA
- a CDS encoding SDR family NAD(P)-dependent oxidoreductase, whose translation MKLKDRTALVTGASRGIGRAIALALAEQGAAVAVNYRSRQEDAAAVVKEIETAGGRAAAVAADVADPQQAARLVQEATRLLGPLDILVNNAGTSDDGLIYDAPPDAWLNVMKTNFGGAWHCTHAVLEQFMARGDATIVNISSAMGERGWIGQANYSASKGALNSFTRCAAVELARFGIRVNAVLAGFTPTELVDGVLQRDGGKSIKRQIPLRRFATTGQVAAAAVFLAGPDSGYTTGELLCVDGGFSAQLGIGRP comes from the coding sequence ATGAAGCTGAAGGACCGCACCGCCCTGGTCACCGGTGCCTCACGCGGCATCGGCCGGGCCATCGCCCTGGCCCTGGCCGAGCAGGGGGCGGCCGTCGCCGTCAACTACCGCTCCCGCCAGGAGGACGCCGCCGCGGTCGTCAAGGAGATCGAGACGGCGGGCGGCCGGGCCGCGGCCGTCGCCGCCGACGTCGCCGACCCGCAGCAGGCCGCCCGCCTGGTCCAGGAGGCCACCCGCCTCCTGGGCCCCCTCGACATCCTCGTCAACAACGCGGGCACCAGCGACGACGGCCTCATCTACGACGCGCCGCCGGACGCCTGGCTGAACGTCATGAAGACCAACTTCGGCGGCGCCTGGCACTGCACCCACGCCGTCCTGGAACAGTTCATGGCCCGCGGCGACGCCACCATCGTCAACATCTCCTCCGCGATGGGCGAACGCGGCTGGATCGGCCAGGCCAACTACTCGGCCTCCAAGGGCGCGCTGAACTCCTTCACCCGCTGCGCCGCCGTCGAACTCGCCCGCTTCGGCATACGGGTCAACGCGGTCCTGGCCGGGTTCACCCCGACCGAACTCGTGGACGGCGTGCTGCAGCGCGACGGCGGCAAGAGCATCAAGCGGCAGATCCCGCTGCGCCGGTTCGCCACCACCGGCCAGGTCGCCGCGGCCGCGGTGTTCCTGGCCGGCCCCGACTCCGGCTACACCACCGGCGAACTGCTCTGCGTGGACGGCGGGTTCTCCGCCCAACTGGGCATCGGCCGCCCGTAA
- a CDS encoding beta-ketoacyl-[acyl-carrier-protein] synthase family protein: MTRVAITGVGAVTPLGNDAAATWQGLAAGRSGVGPLTTFDAAGFPVRIAAQVKDFDPAAAIPARIGRKHLSRVGLFGVAAAWEALRSARAEDLGEEVYDFGERGVAMGASVGRPELQALLDVGHLRATTGRADAFLCHPPAVTLTDDQNVPLSAMARMMSATGPMIGISTACSGSGHAIGEAYRAIQEGDARLMVAGGYDSLTTWLDLLGFSLLGALTDRHNDDPEHASRPFDADRSGFVIGEGAVAVVLEDLDAARERGAPVLGEVLGYGSTLNAWRITDSPPDGSGAVQAMEAAIGESGLGTAGIDYVVAHGTSTHGNDQSETVAIKKVFADDARRLVVSAPKSMAGHLTSASLGLGVLAALGAIRHSLVPPTVNLERPDRGLDLDYVPHTARPMPVAAALINAFAFGGSNTSLVVGAPREDT; the protein is encoded by the coding sequence ATGACCCGAGTAGCCATCACCGGCGTCGGCGCCGTCACCCCGCTGGGCAACGACGCCGCCGCCACCTGGCAGGGCCTGGCCGCCGGCCGCAGCGGCGTCGGGCCGCTGACCACCTTCGACGCGGCCGGCTTCCCGGTGCGGATCGCCGCCCAGGTCAAGGACTTCGACCCGGCCGCGGCGATCCCGGCCCGCATCGGGCGCAAACACCTCTCCCGGGTGGGCCTGTTCGGTGTCGCGGCCGCCTGGGAGGCGCTGCGCTCCGCGCGGGCCGAGGACCTGGGGGAGGAGGTGTACGACTTCGGCGAGCGCGGGGTGGCGATGGGCGCGAGCGTCGGCCGCCCCGAGCTGCAGGCCCTCCTGGACGTCGGCCACCTGCGTGCCACCACCGGCCGCGCGGACGCGTTCTTGTGCCACCCGCCGGCCGTCACCCTCACCGACGACCAGAACGTGCCGCTCAGCGCGATGGCCCGGATGATGTCCGCGACCGGGCCGATGATCGGGATCTCCACCGCCTGCTCCGGCTCCGGGCACGCCATTGGGGAGGCCTACCGCGCCATCCAGGAGGGCGACGCCCGCCTGATGGTCGCCGGCGGCTACGACTCCCTGACCACTTGGCTCGACCTGCTCGGCTTCAGCCTGCTGGGCGCGCTGACCGACCGTCACAACGACGATCCCGAGCACGCCTCGCGGCCCTTCGACGCCGACCGCTCCGGCTTCGTGATCGGCGAGGGCGCCGTCGCCGTCGTCCTGGAAGACCTCGACGCCGCCCGCGAGCGCGGCGCGCCCGTCCTGGGCGAGGTCCTCGGCTACGGCTCCACCCTCAACGCCTGGCGCATCACCGACTCCCCGCCGGACGGCTCCGGCGCCGTCCAGGCCATGGAGGCGGCGATCGGCGAATCCGGGCTGGGCACCGCCGGCATCGACTACGTCGTCGCGCACGGCACCAGCACCCACGGCAACGACCAGTCCGAGACGGTCGCCATCAAGAAGGTCTTCGCCGACGACGCCCGCCGTCTGGTGGTCAGCGCCCCCAAGTCGATGGCCGGCCACCTCACCTCCGCCAGCCTGGGCCTGGGCGTGCTGGCCGCGCTCGGCGCGATCCGCCACTCCCTGGTCCCGCCCACCGTCAACCTCGAGCGGCCCGACCGCGGCCTGGACCTCGACTACGTACCGCACACCGCCCGCCCGATGCCGGTGGCGGCGGCCCTGATCAACGCGTTCGCGTTCGGCGGCAGCAACACCAGCCTCGTCGTCGGCGCCCCGCGGGAGGACACATGA
- a CDS encoding beta-ketoacyl-[acyl-carrier-protein] synthase family protein encodes MSEQRRRVMVTGIGLMTAIGQSAAETWHSLLEGRCGIGPLRAYDPAPLRTGIGAEIPSFTPAQWASRRTLRMLCRGDQLALAGATLALQDAGLDDGSDLGHRTGLFLGSNKEMPRMDELIAQLQAVRADDGTPDLHRLGQSASSVIAPLFFVEGLQPAAAFHISEKYGIRGANAYFAGTADSGAMAIGRGMRTVRRGEADLVLAGGYDDATGWWAMSKMDGLGVLSTRTDLGAEAFRPFDRDRSGSVFGEGAALLVLEEREHALARGARCYAEITGFGAGNDCVRPPSPQPRARGLARAIGRALTDAARPFPDGSYIAAHGCATLQGDASETVALHDALGTAAKSAQISSVKPQTGHLVGGAGALNAAVAALALDSGTVPATLNLHHPAAECDLDYVPLTPRHTRPDSALALARGLEGQAVALALGRTS; translated from the coding sequence ATGAGCGAGCAGCGCCGCCGCGTGATGGTCACCGGCATCGGCCTGATGACCGCGATCGGCCAGAGCGCCGCCGAGACCTGGCACAGCCTGCTGGAGGGCCGCTGCGGCATCGGACCGCTGCGCGCCTACGACCCCGCCCCGCTGCGCACCGGCATCGGCGCCGAGATCCCCTCCTTCACCCCCGCCCAGTGGGCCTCCCGCCGCACCCTGCGCATGCTGTGCCGCGGCGACCAGCTCGCCCTGGCCGGCGCCACCCTCGCCCTGCAAGACGCGGGCCTGGACGACGGGAGCGACCTGGGCCACCGCACGGGCCTGTTCCTGGGCAGCAACAAGGAAATGCCCCGCATGGACGAGCTCATCGCCCAGCTGCAGGCCGTCCGCGCCGACGACGGCACCCCCGACCTGCACCGGCTGGGGCAGAGCGCCTCCTCGGTGATCGCCCCGCTGTTCTTCGTCGAGGGACTGCAGCCCGCCGCCGCCTTCCACATCTCCGAGAAGTACGGCATCCGCGGCGCCAACGCCTACTTCGCCGGCACCGCCGACTCCGGCGCGATGGCGATCGGCCGGGGCATGCGCACCGTACGCCGCGGCGAGGCCGACCTCGTGCTCGCGGGCGGCTACGACGACGCCACCGGCTGGTGGGCGATGTCCAAGATGGACGGCCTGGGCGTCCTGAGCACCCGCACCGACCTGGGCGCCGAGGCCTTCAGGCCCTTCGACCGCGACCGCTCCGGCTCGGTCTTCGGCGAGGGCGCCGCCCTCCTGGTCCTGGAGGAACGCGAACACGCCCTGGCCCGCGGCGCCCGCTGCTACGCCGAGATCACCGGCTTCGGCGCCGGCAACGACTGCGTCCGCCCGCCCAGCCCCCAGCCCCGCGCCCGCGGCCTGGCCCGTGCCATCGGCCGCGCCCTCACCGATGCCGCACGGCCCTTCCCCGACGGCAGCTACATCGCCGCGCACGGCTGCGCCACCCTGCAGGGCGACGCCAGCGAGACCGTCGCCCTGCACGACGCCCTCGGCACGGCCGCCAAGTCCGCCCAGATCAGCAGCGTCAAACCGCAGACCGGACACCTCGTCGGCGGCGCCGGCGCACTGAACGCGGCCGTCGCCGCCCTCGCCCTGGACAGCGGCACCGTGCCCGCCACCCTCAACCTGCACCACCCCGCCGCCGAGTGCGACCTCGACTACGTCCCCCTCACCCCCCGCCACACCCGGCCCGACAGCGCCCTGGCCCTGGCCCGCGGCCTGGAGGGCCAGGCCGTCGCCCTCGCCCTGGGACGGACCTCATGA
- a CDS encoding beta-ketoacyl-[acyl-carrier-protein] synthase family protein, which yields MTDVHDRAVRPDTAARPRTVVVCGVGAVTAQGEGAAALWEGIRAGHSAIGPVTGMPMDGYGTAIGGEVPPLPRPAYDYLAAFGGSEREPAADFALTAAAEALHQAGLAGLPAERWGVAFGSCNGGLRSAEKLARRSREGTTLPDDALHYLLVPPQAIAEALSAAFALKGPALSVNTACASGAHAIAHAAEAIAAGRADAMLAGGSDAFTETAFAGFTSLQSLSAKPAAPYSKDRDGLSLGEGAGMLVLAEESVARAAGAPVLAEVLGYGLSADGYHATAPHPEGEGAARAIRGALKAAGITPGDVGYINGHGTGTPKNDSAESNAVRAAFGEAAQKTALSSSKSMIGHLLGAAGAVEAIVTVKALVEQIAPPTANFTGTDPKCGLDAVPDTGRELAMNAALSNNFAFAGANACVAFGWPSGRRFTVPAPPAAEKVVITGGAALTPAGDGLKALWEAWRQGRRLGTDEDGLRVARAVFDPAAHIGARDRRRMDRLSQLAVAACRAALAHAGLKADEHTGVVLGTGLGPMRSIEDFLLPVLGGCPAHGSPAVFPNTVFNAAAGQVAMHVGAKGPTSTVTTGHAAGASALTVAHDLLLQHRAEAVLCPAVEDLSPGVLAAYRQLPLFGDAGYTLAEAGIALVLERESSARARGARILAEFAGHGAAGDAAGIGRWNAQGEGVERAMRAALTHAGLTPGELTGIWANAAGLTRADAPEALATGRLAAEARCPVHTPKQTLGEPVGAGAQMAALLALTAWTTPESGAAAGPVLINSSSLGGTHISLVLRPATEN from the coding sequence ATGACCGACGTCCACGACCGCGCCGTACGGCCGGACACCGCGGCCCGGCCCCGGACCGTGGTGGTCTGCGGTGTCGGCGCCGTGACCGCCCAGGGCGAGGGCGCCGCCGCGCTGTGGGAGGGCATCCGGGCCGGGCATTCGGCCATCGGCCCGGTCACCGGCATGCCGATGGACGGCTACGGCACGGCCATCGGCGGCGAAGTGCCCCCCCTGCCCCGGCCCGCCTACGACTACCTGGCCGCCTTCGGCGGCAGCGAGCGGGAACCGGCCGCCGACTTCGCGCTGACCGCCGCCGCCGAAGCCCTCCATCAGGCGGGCCTCGCGGGCCTGCCCGCCGAACGCTGGGGGGTGGCGTTCGGCTCCTGCAACGGCGGCCTGCGCAGCGCCGAGAAACTCGCCCGCCGCAGCCGCGAGGGCACCACCCTGCCCGATGACGCCCTGCACTACCTGCTGGTCCCGCCGCAGGCCATCGCCGAGGCACTCAGCGCCGCCTTCGCCCTCAAGGGGCCCGCCCTGTCCGTCAACACCGCCTGCGCCTCGGGCGCGCACGCCATCGCGCACGCCGCCGAGGCGATCGCCGCGGGCCGCGCGGACGCGATGCTCGCCGGCGGCAGCGACGCCTTCACCGAGACCGCGTTCGCCGGCTTCACCAGCCTCCAGTCACTGTCCGCCAAACCCGCCGCCCCCTACTCCAAGGACCGCGACGGGCTGTCCCTGGGCGAGGGCGCGGGCATGCTGGTGCTGGCCGAGGAGTCGGTGGCCCGCGCCGCGGGCGCCCCCGTCCTGGCGGAGGTCCTCGGCTACGGCCTGTCCGCCGACGGCTACCACGCCACCGCCCCGCACCCCGAGGGCGAGGGCGCCGCCCGCGCCATCCGCGGCGCCCTGAAGGCCGCCGGCATCACCCCGGGGGACGTCGGCTACATCAACGGCCACGGCACCGGCACCCCCAAGAACGACTCCGCCGAGTCCAACGCGGTGCGCGCCGCGTTCGGCGAGGCCGCCCAGAAGACCGCCCTGAGCAGCTCCAAGTCGATGATCGGCCACCTGCTGGGCGCGGCCGGCGCGGTCGAGGCCATCGTCACCGTCAAGGCCCTGGTCGAACAGATCGCCCCGCCGACCGCCAACTTCACCGGCACCGACCCCAAGTGCGGCCTGGACGCGGTCCCCGACACCGGCCGCGAACTGGCCATGAACGCCGCCCTGTCCAACAACTTCGCCTTCGCCGGCGCGAATGCCTGCGTCGCCTTCGGCTGGCCCTCGGGACGGCGCTTCACCGTCCCCGCCCCGCCCGCCGCCGAGAAGGTCGTCATCACCGGGGGCGCCGCCCTGACCCCCGCCGGCGACGGCCTGAAGGCGCTGTGGGAGGCCTGGCGGCAGGGGCGGCGGCTGGGCACCGACGAGGACGGCCTGCGCGTGGCCCGCGCCGTCTTCGACCCCGCCGCCCACATCGGCGCCCGCGACCGGCGCCGCATGGACCGCCTCTCCCAGCTCGCCGTCGCCGCCTGCCGCGCCGCCCTCGCCCACGCCGGGCTGAAGGCCGACGAGCACACCGGGGTCGTCCTGGGCACCGGACTGGGCCCGATGCGCAGCATCGAGGACTTCCTGCTGCCGGTGCTGGGCGGCTGCCCCGCCCACGGCAGCCCCGCCGTCTTCCCCAACACCGTCTTCAACGCCGCCGCCGGCCAGGTCGCCATGCACGTCGGCGCCAAGGGCCCCACCTCCACCGTCACCACCGGACACGCCGCCGGCGCCTCCGCCCTGACCGTCGCCCACGACCTGCTGCTGCAGCACCGCGCCGAGGCGGTGCTGTGCCCGGCGGTCGAGGACCTCTCCCCGGGCGTGCTGGCCGCCTACCGCCAACTGCCGCTGTTCGGCGACGCCGGCTACACCCTGGCCGAGGCCGGCATCGCCCTCGTCCTGGAACGCGAATCCAGCGCCCGCGCCCGCGGCGCCCGCATCCTGGCCGAGTTCGCCGGCCATGGCGCCGCCGGCGACGCGGCCGGCATCGGCCGCTGGAATGCCCAGGGCGAGGGCGTCGAGCGCGCCATGCGCGCCGCCCTCACCCACGCCGGCCTCACCCCCGGCGAGCTGACCGGCATCTGGGCCAACGCCGCCGGCCTCACCCGCGCCGATGCCCCCGAGGCCCTTGCCACCGGCCGGCTGGCCGCCGAGGCCCGCTGCCCGGTGCACACCCCCAAACAGACCCTGGGCGAACCGGTCGGCGCGGGCGCCCAAATGGCCGCCCTCCTCGCCCTCACCGCCTGGACCACCCCGGAAAGCGGGGCGGCGGCGGGGCCGGTGCTCATCAACAGCTCCTCGCTCGGCGGCACCCACATCAGCCTCGTCCTGCGTCCCGCAACGGAGAACTGA
- a CDS encoding 3-oxoacyl-ACP synthase III family protein, which yields MPHTTAPPAGPPARHVSVLATGAHLPGEALDNDTLARFCGPLPADVLDGIQVQRRHWMVDPATGAHTTSTSQMATAAARQALERAGVEAGEIDLIVLSTASPDYLLPVAATYVQQQLGLENCAVIEVRAGCVGAVQAHDIARRLLADGTYTTALVIGAEAVSPLLAPVFLGRDPERVRMRDRLTVYTFGDGAGALVLRAGEEGSAHGRPRPVFATRSLGGARKPGMLIVGGGTDAPLAEQQRRPRLMDIRLDIPGTAQFGPRVFVEGIHDLLTRSRLALADLDACVLPEGNAEYFASEYAAAGLSPADQATLSKTIVENLTDVGATGSAAVPLALDAGWREGRIRPGDTVLLLAIEASRYLYAGLTLTWDAPFPGH from the coding sequence ATGCCCCACACCACCGCCCCGCCCGCCGGACCCCCCGCACGCCATGTCTCGGTCCTGGCCACCGGCGCCCACCTGCCGGGCGAGGCCCTCGACAACGACACCCTGGCCCGCTTCTGCGGCCCGCTGCCCGCCGACGTCCTGGACGGCATCCAGGTCCAGCGCCGGCACTGGATGGTCGACCCGGCCACCGGCGCCCACACCACCAGCACCTCGCAGATGGCCACCGCCGCCGCCCGCCAGGCCCTGGAGCGGGCCGGCGTGGAGGCGGGCGAGATCGACCTGATCGTCCTGTCCACCGCCAGCCCCGACTACCTCCTGCCCGTCGCCGCCACCTACGTCCAGCAGCAGCTCGGCCTGGAGAACTGCGCGGTCATCGAGGTCCGCGCCGGCTGCGTGGGCGCCGTCCAGGCCCACGACATCGCCCGCCGCCTGCTCGCCGACGGCACCTACACCACCGCCCTGGTCATCGGCGCCGAGGCCGTCTCCCCGCTGCTGGCCCCCGTCTTTTTGGGCCGCGACCCCGAACGCGTACGGATGCGCGACCGGCTGACCGTCTACACCTTCGGCGACGGCGCCGGCGCCCTGGTGCTGCGCGCCGGCGAGGAGGGCTCCGCCCACGGCCGCCCGCGCCCCGTCTTCGCCACCCGCTCCCTGGGCGGCGCCCGCAAACCCGGCATGCTCATCGTCGGCGGCGGCACCGACGCCCCCCTCGCCGAACAGCAGCGCCGCCCCCGCCTGATGGACATCCGCCTCGACATCCCCGGCACCGCCCAGTTCGGCCCCCGCGTCTTCGTCGAGGGCATCCACGACCTGCTCACCCGCTCCCGCCTGGCCCTGGCCGACCTCGACGCGTGCGTGCTGCCCGAGGGCAACGCCGAGTACTTCGCGAGCGAGTACGCCGCCGCCGGGCTCTCGCCCGCCGACCAGGCCACCCTGAGCAAGACCATCGTGGAGAACCTCACCGACGTCGGCGCCACCGGCTCCGCCGCCGTCCCCCTCGCCCTCGACGCCGGCTGGCGCGAGGGCCGCATCCGCCCCGGCGACACGGTCCTGCTGCTGGCCATCGAGGCCAGCCGCTACCTGTACGCGGGCCTCACCCTCACCTGGGACGCCCCCTTCCCCGGCCACTGA
- a CDS encoding 3-hydroxylacyl-ACP dehydratase: MRFHLIDRIETCAPREHITARKVTSAGETYWQDTGAGPALPFGLALEALCQSATWLIMLSTDHQRRAALLAVGEATAHRPVRPGEVLRMHATVESMTEEAALLDGTVTVDGENVLEASGILCALIDAERLDDPAATRRMAHQLQGGGPVG, encoded by the coding sequence ATGCGATTCCATCTGATCGACCGGATCGAGACCTGCGCGCCCCGTGAGCACATCACCGCGCGCAAGGTCACCTCCGCCGGGGAGACCTACTGGCAGGACACCGGCGCCGGACCCGCGCTGCCCTTCGGGCTGGCCCTGGAGGCCCTGTGCCAGTCCGCCACCTGGCTGATCATGCTCTCCACCGACCACCAGCGGCGCGCCGCGCTGCTGGCGGTCGGCGAGGCCACCGCGCACCGCCCGGTGCGCCCCGGCGAGGTGCTGCGCATGCACGCCACCGTCGAGTCGATGACCGAGGAGGCCGCCCTGCTGGACGGCACCGTCACCGTGGACGGCGAGAACGTCCTGGAGGCGAGCGGCATCCTGTGCGCGCTCATCGACGCCGAACGCCTCGACGACCCGGCCGCCACCCGGCGCATGGCGCACCAGCTGCAGGGCGGGGGGCCGGTGGGTTGA
- a CDS encoding ester cyclase, with protein MSIHETERTARSVEERNKQTIRRVFDAFVNQGDFSVVDEIYSPHMIDHQPLPGAPEGLEGVRYTIAGLREGFPDLHVTIEDMSAHGDHVVIHNTWRGTHLGDFLGAPPTGQAIEFTGVVVWRLLADGLIAERWGIGVESNMLAVLGLRRLAPAARNGARTAARRTVTSAGALLPLPPGAAGAWHALQTELAGARLRAYEASRRRAGILQESFALQMLGGQDVLVHRIEARDPQGAARRLAASADPFDAWLRQEAAAVLGTDPWTHLAASAAPAGHTWISVTSELTTAG; from the coding sequence GTGTCGATACACGAGACGGAGCGCACCGCCCGCAGCGTGGAGGAACGCAACAAGCAGACCATCCGCCGGGTCTTCGACGCCTTCGTCAACCAGGGCGACTTCTCCGTCGTCGACGAGATCTACAGCCCCCACATGATCGACCACCAGCCGCTGCCCGGCGCCCCCGAAGGCCTCGAAGGCGTCCGCTACACCATCGCCGGCCTGCGCGAGGGCTTCCCCGACCTGCACGTGACCATCGAGGACATGAGCGCCCACGGCGACCACGTCGTCATCCACAACACCTGGCGCGGCACCCACCTCGGCGACTTCCTCGGCGCGCCGCCCACCGGACAGGCCATCGAGTTCACCGGCGTCGTGGTGTGGCGGCTGCTGGCCGACGGCCTGATCGCCGAACGCTGGGGCATCGGCGTGGAGTCCAACATGCTGGCCGTCCTCGGCCTGCGCCGGCTCGCCCCCGCCGCCCGCAACGGCGCCCGCACCGCGGCCCGCCGCACCGTCACGAGCGCCGGCGCCCTGCTGCCGCTGCCGCCCGGCGCCGCCGGCGCCTGGCACGCCCTCCAGACCGAGCTCGCCGGAGCGCGGCTGCGCGCCTACGAGGCCTCCCGGCGCCGCGCGGGCATCCTCCAGGAGTCCTTCGCCCTCCAGATGCTGGGCGGCCAGGACGTGCTGGTCCACCGGATCGAGGCCCGCGACCCGCAGGGCGCCGCCCGCCGCCTCGCGGCCTCCGCCGACCCCTTCGACGCCTGGCTGCGCCAGGAAGCGGCCGCGGTGCTGGGCACCGACCCGTGGACCCACCTGGCCGCCAGCGCCGCCCCGGCGGGCCACACCTGGATCTCCGTCACCAGCGAACTGACCACCGCCGGCTGA